The following coding sequences are from one Triticum aestivum cultivar Chinese Spring chromosome 5A, IWGSC CS RefSeq v2.1, whole genome shotgun sequence window:
- the LOC123105348 gene encoding ubiquitin-conjugating enzyme E2 2-like: MSTPARKRLMRDFKRLQQDPPAGISGAPHDNNITLWNAVIFGPDDTPWDGGTFKLTLQFTEDYPNKPPTVRFVSRMFHPNIYADGSICLDILQNQWSPIYDVAAILTSIQSLLCDPNPNSPANSEAARMYSENKREYNRKVREVVEQSWTAD, translated from the exons ATGTCGACGCCGGCGAGGAAGCGCCTGATGCGCGACTTCAAGCGGCTCCAGCAGGACCCGCCCGCCGGAATCAGCGGCGCGCCGCACGACAACAACATCACCCTTTGGAACGCCGTCATATTTGG GCCCGATGACACGCCGTGGGATGGAG GTACGTTCAAGCTGACCCTGCAATTCACAGAAGATTACCCCAACAAGCCACCAACTGTTCGTTTTGTCTCAAGGATGTTCCACCCAAACA TTTATGCAGATGGAAGCATCTGCTTGGATATCCTACAGAACCAGTGGAGCCCTATATATGATGTTGCAGCAATATTGACCTCTATCCAG TCCCTGCTGTGCGACCCGAACCCGAATTCTCCTGCGAACTCTGAAGCAGCCAGAATGTACAGCGAGAACAAGCGCGAGTACAACCGCAAGGTTCGTGAGGTCGTGGAGCAGAGCTGGACAGCGGACTAG